In Musa acuminata AAA Group cultivar baxijiao chromosome BXJ3-9, Cavendish_Baxijiao_AAA, whole genome shotgun sequence, a single genomic region encodes these proteins:
- the LOC135649378 gene encoding ADP-ribosylation factor GTPase-activating protein AGD12-like isoform X2, whose amino-acid sequence MTSNIRKLKDLLLKSDNRNCADCGATDPKWASANIGVFICLKCSGVHRSLGTHISKVLSVTLDEWSDEEINSMIEVGGNSYANAIYEAFLPKGFSKPKPDSSHQERTKFIRSKYQLQEFLKPSLRIVSSKGSFTSCDSGKDTDSISPSESSTSISQAGMVEFIGILNVKVIRGTNLAVRDMLTSDPYVVLILGQQKAQTAVIKSNLNPVWNEELKLSVPQNYGALKVQVYDHDLISSDDIMGEAEVDLQPMITSATAFGDPDLLSDMQIGKWLLSNDNALIRDSVINVVDGKVKQEVSLKLQNVECGELDLELRWIPLIQ is encoded by the exons ATGACCA GTAATATAAGAAAATTGAAGGATTTGTTGCTTAAAAGTGACAACCGCAACTGTGCTGATTGTGGTGCCACAGATCCGAAGTGGGC GTCAGCCAATAtcggggtatttatatgcttaaaatgTAGTGGTGTGCACAGAAGCCTTGGCACTCATATTTCAAAG GTTCTGTCAGTGACATTAGATGAATGGTCTGACGAGGAAATCAACTCTATGATAGAGGTTGGTGGAAACTCTTATGCCAATGCAATATATGAGGCTTTTCTTCCTAAGGGATTTTCCAAGCCTAAACCGGACTCCAGTCATCAGGAAAGAACAAAATTCATTAG GTCGAAGTATCAGTTGCAAGAATTTTTGAAACCAAGCCTACGTATTGTTTCTTCAAAAGGGTCTTTCACGTCCTGTGATTCTGGAAAGGATACTGACAGTATTTCTCCTTCAGAAAGTTCAACGAGTATT TCTCAGGCAGGGATGGTAGAATTCATTGGCATACTGAACGTTAAAGTGATAAGAGGAACTAATTTAGCAGTTAGAGATATGCTAACTAGTGATCCCTATGTTGTTTTAATTCTTGGACAGCAG AAGGCTCAGACAGCTGTTATTAAGAGCAACCTGAATCCAGTTTGGAATGAGGAGCTTAAGTTATCAGTTCCTCAAAACTATGGAGCCCTGAAAGTG CAAGTATATGATCACGACCTTATCTCTTCCGATGACATAATGGGTGAAGCTGAGGTGGATCTCCAACCGATGATCACATCTGCTACAGCATTTGGCGACCCCGACTTGCTTTCCGACATGCAAATTGGGAAGTGGCTGCTGTCAAATGACAATGCCCTCATCAGAGATAGCGTCATCAATGTTGTTGATGGAAAGGTCAAACAAGAGGTGTCACTAAAGCTACAAAATGTAGAATGTGGAGAGCTTGACCTAGAATTGAGATGGATTCCCTTGATCCAGTAA
- the LOC135649378 gene encoding ADP-ribosylation factor GTPase-activating protein AGD12-like isoform X1, which produces MTTGNIRKLKDLLLKSDNRNCADCGATDPKWASANIGVFICLKCSGVHRSLGTHISKVLSVTLDEWSDEEINSMIEVGGNSYANAIYEAFLPKGFSKPKPDSSHQERTKFIRSKYQLQEFLKPSLRIVSSKGSFTSCDSGKDTDSISPSESSTSISQAGMVEFIGILNVKVIRGTNLAVRDMLTSDPYVVLILGQQKAQTAVIKSNLNPVWNEELKLSVPQNYGALKVQVYDHDLISSDDIMGEAEVDLQPMITSATAFGDPDLLSDMQIGKWLLSNDNALIRDSVINVVDGKVKQEVSLKLQNVECGELDLELRWIPLIQ; this is translated from the exons ATGACCA CAGGTAATATAAGAAAATTGAAGGATTTGTTGCTTAAAAGTGACAACCGCAACTGTGCTGATTGTGGTGCCACAGATCCGAAGTGGGC GTCAGCCAATAtcggggtatttatatgcttaaaatgTAGTGGTGTGCACAGAAGCCTTGGCACTCATATTTCAAAG GTTCTGTCAGTGACATTAGATGAATGGTCTGACGAGGAAATCAACTCTATGATAGAGGTTGGTGGAAACTCTTATGCCAATGCAATATATGAGGCTTTTCTTCCTAAGGGATTTTCCAAGCCTAAACCGGACTCCAGTCATCAGGAAAGAACAAAATTCATTAG GTCGAAGTATCAGTTGCAAGAATTTTTGAAACCAAGCCTACGTATTGTTTCTTCAAAAGGGTCTTTCACGTCCTGTGATTCTGGAAAGGATACTGACAGTATTTCTCCTTCAGAAAGTTCAACGAGTATT TCTCAGGCAGGGATGGTAGAATTCATTGGCATACTGAACGTTAAAGTGATAAGAGGAACTAATTTAGCAGTTAGAGATATGCTAACTAGTGATCCCTATGTTGTTTTAATTCTTGGACAGCAG AAGGCTCAGACAGCTGTTATTAAGAGCAACCTGAATCCAGTTTGGAATGAGGAGCTTAAGTTATCAGTTCCTCAAAACTATGGAGCCCTGAAAGTG CAAGTATATGATCACGACCTTATCTCTTCCGATGACATAATGGGTGAAGCTGAGGTGGATCTCCAACCGATGATCACATCTGCTACAGCATTTGGCGACCCCGACTTGCTTTCCGACATGCAAATTGGGAAGTGGCTGCTGTCAAATGACAATGCCCTCATCAGAGATAGCGTCATCAATGTTGTTGATGGAAAGGTCAAACAAGAGGTGTCACTAAAGCTACAAAATGTAGAATGTGGAGAGCTTGACCTAGAATTGAGATGGATTCCCTTGATCCAGTAA
- the LOC135648714 gene encoding E3 ubiquitin-protein ligase WAV3-like isoform X1: protein MGGGASRWRRAARKIGFPCASFSSETPAKTISFSGISITTESAEGKPEEAGAKGVPDKRLCAICLEPLSCGDGSTNFASNQKIFTAQCMHAFHFMCIASNVRHGSVTCPICRAQWSQLPREFTTPSISNTDPILRILDDSIATSRFNRRSFLRATRYNDDDPVEPEAAIEASHPRLHLAIIPVSSPTDVLPQHNTLPNGRKRAYLSVKLSQQQATDLILVASPNGPHLRLLKQSMTLVVFSLRPMDRLAIVTYSTTATRAFPLRRMSSQGKRAALQVIDRIFYLGEAEPAEGLRKGLKILEDRTHHNPLACILHLSDSPTQSYVCRDLQFPIPIHRFHIGFGFGMSSGFVMHEFEEFLARLLGGMIRETQVRIGAEGGRVLLGELRGGEERRIPVNSIDDCGYLAVSYSYVEGGAEQRLSTGEVVLGTEMKNDQNDPQGEIEAIDLTVRGRSNHVERWGYLDPFMARRWAKHLHGHKA from the exons ATGGGTGGCGGAGCATCGAGATGGAGGAGGGCGGCGAGGAAGATTGGTTTCCCTTGCGCTTCCTTCTCCAGTGAGACCCCAGCTAAAACT ATCTCTTTCTCCGGGATTAGCATAACGACGGAGAGCGCAGAGGGAAAACCGGAGGAAGCAGGGGCGAAAGGTGTCCCTGATAAG AGACTATGTGCAATTTGCTTGGAGCCCCTTAGCTGTGGTGATGGCAGTACCAATTTTGCCAGCAACCAAAAGATCTTCACAGCACAATGCATGCATGCTTTtcacttcatgtgcattgcatcgAACGTCCGGCATGGCAGTGTTACATGCCCCATCTGCCGAGCACAATGGTCACAGCTCCCACGTGAGTTCACCACGCCCTCCATTAGCAACACTGACCCCATCCTCCGCATCCTTGATGACTCGATTGCCACTTCCCGCTTTAACCGCCGATCATTTCTCCGTGCCACCCGCTACAATGATGATGACCCTGTTGAGCCTGAAGCAGCAATTGAAGCCAGCCACCCTCGCCTTCACCTTGCCATCATTCCTGTTTCATCACCAACAG ATGTGCTTCCACAACATAATACTTTGCCAAATGGGCGGAAGAGGGCCTACCTGTCTGTAAAACTCTCTCAGCAACAAGCAACTGATCTGATTCTTGTTGCAAGCCCAAATGGGCCTCATTTAAGGCTGCTCAAGCAATCCATGACACTTGTGGTCTTCTCGCTGCGTCCCATGGATCGGTTGGCCATCGTAACCTACTCCACCACCGCCACTCGTGCCTTCCCTCTAAGGCGGATGTCATCTCAAGGGAAGCGGGCAGCACTACAAGTTATCGATCGCATATTTTACCTAGGTGAAGCTGAACCTGCTGAAGGGCTCCGGAAAGGTCTCAAGATATTGGAGGACCGGACTCACCACAATCCACTTGCTTGCATCCTCCACCTTTCAGACAGCCCGACCCAAAGTTATGTCTGCAGAGACCTGCAGTTTCCCATCCCAATTCACAGGTTCCATATTGGTTTTGGATTTGGGATGTCAAGTGGGTTTGTAATGCATGAGTTTGAAGAGTTCTTAGCTAGATTGCTTGGGGGCATGATCAGAGAGACCCAAGTAAGAATAGGAGCAGAGGGTGGACGGGTATTGTTGGGGGAgctgagaggaggagaagaaaggagGATACCAGTGAACTCAATCGATGACTGTGGATACCTTGCTGTCAGCTATAGCTATGTTGAAGGAGGAGCAGAACAGAGGCTAAGCACTGGGGAAGTAGTGCTTGGGACCGAGATGAAGAATGACCAAAATGATCCTCAGGGTGAGATTGAAGCAATTGATCTCACTGTTAGAGGAAGGAGCAACCATGTCGAGAGGTGGGGTTACCTTGACCCCTTCATGGCTCGACGATGGGCGAAGCATCTGCATGGACACAAAGCATGA
- the LOC135648714 gene encoding probable E3 ubiquitin-protein ligase WAVH2 isoform X2 codes for MHAFHFMCIASNVRHGSVTCPICRAQWSQLPREFTTPSISNTDPILRILDDSIATSRFNRRSFLRATRYNDDDPVEPEAAIEASHPRLHLAIIPVSSPTDVLPQHNTLPNGRKRAYLSVKLSQQQATDLILVASPNGPHLRLLKQSMTLVVFSLRPMDRLAIVTYSTTATRAFPLRRMSSQGKRAALQVIDRIFYLGEAEPAEGLRKGLKILEDRTHHNPLACILHLSDSPTQSYVCRDLQFPIPIHRFHIGFGFGMSSGFVMHEFEEFLARLLGGMIRETQVRIGAEGGRVLLGELRGGEERRIPVNSIDDCGYLAVSYSYVEGGAEQRLSTGEVVLGTEMKNDQNDPQGEIEAIDLTVRGRSNHVERWGYLDPFMARRWAKHLHGHKA; via the exons ATGCATGCTTTtcacttcatgtgcattgcatcgAACGTCCGGCATGGCAGTGTTACATGCCCCATCTGCCGAGCACAATGGTCACAGCTCCCACGTGAGTTCACCACGCCCTCCATTAGCAACACTGACCCCATCCTCCGCATCCTTGATGACTCGATTGCCACTTCCCGCTTTAACCGCCGATCATTTCTCCGTGCCACCCGCTACAATGATGATGACCCTGTTGAGCCTGAAGCAGCAATTGAAGCCAGCCACCCTCGCCTTCACCTTGCCATCATTCCTGTTTCATCACCAACAG ATGTGCTTCCACAACATAATACTTTGCCAAATGGGCGGAAGAGGGCCTACCTGTCTGTAAAACTCTCTCAGCAACAAGCAACTGATCTGATTCTTGTTGCAAGCCCAAATGGGCCTCATTTAAGGCTGCTCAAGCAATCCATGACACTTGTGGTCTTCTCGCTGCGTCCCATGGATCGGTTGGCCATCGTAACCTACTCCACCACCGCCACTCGTGCCTTCCCTCTAAGGCGGATGTCATCTCAAGGGAAGCGGGCAGCACTACAAGTTATCGATCGCATATTTTACCTAGGTGAAGCTGAACCTGCTGAAGGGCTCCGGAAAGGTCTCAAGATATTGGAGGACCGGACTCACCACAATCCACTTGCTTGCATCCTCCACCTTTCAGACAGCCCGACCCAAAGTTATGTCTGCAGAGACCTGCAGTTTCCCATCCCAATTCACAGGTTCCATATTGGTTTTGGATTTGGGATGTCAAGTGGGTTTGTAATGCATGAGTTTGAAGAGTTCTTAGCTAGATTGCTTGGGGGCATGATCAGAGAGACCCAAGTAAGAATAGGAGCAGAGGGTGGACGGGTATTGTTGGGGGAgctgagaggaggagaagaaaggagGATACCAGTGAACTCAATCGATGACTGTGGATACCTTGCTGTCAGCTATAGCTATGTTGAAGGAGGAGCAGAACAGAGGCTAAGCACTGGGGAAGTAGTGCTTGGGACCGAGATGAAGAATGACCAAAATGATCCTCAGGGTGAGATTGAAGCAATTGATCTCACTGTTAGAGGAAGGAGCAACCATGTCGAGAGGTGGGGTTACCTTGACCCCTTCATGGCTCGACGATGGGCGAAGCATCTGCATGGACACAAAGCATGA